One genomic region from Cellulomonas fengjieae encodes:
- a CDS encoding Maf family protein codes for MTRLLLASASPARRATLLAAGIDPLVAVSAVDEEAVLRAAQERFGTLDPADAVLLLAQAKVEDVARNLPEDLDDADDLLLLGCDSMLELDGEIYGKPADAAEATARWRTMRGRTGVLHTGHWLMDERDVPAMLGATSSTTVRFADLSDDEIDAYVATGEPLAVAGAFTIDGLGGPFVERIEGDHHGVVGLSLPLLRELLGEVGVPIPSLWRHA; via the coding sequence GTGACCCGCCTCCTGCTCGCCTCCGCCTCCCCCGCCCGCCGCGCCACGCTCCTCGCCGCGGGGATCGATCCCCTCGTCGCGGTGTCCGCCGTGGACGAGGAGGCAGTGCTGCGGGCGGCGCAGGAGCGCTTCGGCACGCTGGACCCCGCGGACGCCGTGCTCCTGCTCGCCCAGGCCAAGGTCGAGGACGTGGCCCGGAACCTGCCGGAGGACCTCGACGACGCGGACGACCTCCTGCTGCTGGGCTGCGACTCCATGCTCGAGCTGGACGGCGAGATCTACGGCAAGCCGGCCGACGCCGCCGAGGCGACCGCCCGGTGGCGGACGATGCGCGGGCGGACCGGCGTCCTGCACACCGGGCACTGGCTCATGGACGAGCGCGACGTCCCCGCGATGCTCGGAGCGACCTCGTCGACGACGGTCCGGTTCGCCGACCTCTCCGACGACGAGATCGACGCCTACGTCGCGACGGGTGAGCCGCTCGCGGTGGCCGGCGCGTTCACGATCGACGGCCTGGGCGGCCCCTTCGTCGAGCGGATCGAGGGTGACCACCACGGCGTCGTGGGCCTGAGCCTGCCGCTCCTGCGCGAGCTGTTGGGCGAGGTGGGAGTGCCCATCCCCAGCCTGTGGCGACACGCCTGA
- a CDS encoding aromatic ring-opening dioxygenase LigA encodes MSTTTNPRFVRIAGLISIIAGAFLLVAGGVTWGLVSSNLSAENITVSDDAAAFGGAKVDTPWEAFAEADIINHHALDATGNKTYAELDKEDPLRGTAMNASFLRASLFTSVVAFGVAALVMGVGVLFGLIGFALRHLAPSAAAAKAADDNALAAV; translated from the coding sequence ATGTCGACCACCACGAACCCCCGCTTCGTCCGCATCGCCGGGCTGATCTCGATCATCGCCGGCGCCTTCCTCCTCGTTGCGGGAGGTGTCACCTGGGGCCTCGTCTCGTCGAACCTCTCCGCCGAGAACATCACGGTCTCCGACGACGCCGCCGCGTTCGGCGGAGCCAAGGTCGACACCCCGTGGGAGGCGTTCGCCGAGGCGGACATCATCAACCACCACGCCCTCGACGCGACCGGCAACAAGACCTACGCCGAGCTCGACAAGGAGGACCCGCTGCGCGGCACCGCGATGAACGCCTCGTTCCTGCGCGCCTCGCTGTTCACCTCGGTCGTCGCGTTCGGTGTCGCCGCCCTGGTCATGGGTGTCGGCGTCCTGTTCGGCCTCATCGGCTTCGCCCTGCGCCACCTCGCCCCGTCCGCCGCTGCCGCGAAGGCCGCCGACGACAACGCGCTGGCCGCAGTCTGA